Proteins from a genomic interval of Trifolium pratense cultivar HEN17-A07 linkage group LG6, ARS_RC_1.1, whole genome shotgun sequence:
- the LOC123892960 gene encoding acetyl-coenzyme A synthetase, chloroplastic/glyoxysomal isoform X1, whose product MVMIMLSQGVLDPILCSTPSSLNNNKKPLSSSSSSVSSLFCSDNINYRTGRRSFLMASIHRTNNFLRHLESMKILPSGAGCIPHLNAVILGESLATEENDYVLPSEQFASQANVQSPEQYLKMYKRSIEDPAGFWSEIASEFYWKQKWGDQVCKENFDVRKGNINIEWFKGGITNICYNCLDRNVEAGLGDKVAFYWEGNELGVDATLTYTQLLHQVCQVANYLKDIGVKKGDAVIIYLPMLMELPITMLACARIGAVHSVVFAGFSSESLSQRIVDCKPKVVITCNAVKRGSKVIYLKDIVDTAIKDSTQNGVSIDVCLAYDNASALKREDTKWTEGRDIWWQDVVPRYPTTCPVEWLDAEDPLFLLYTSGSTGKPKGVVHTTGGYMVYTATTFKYAFDYKPSDIYWCTADCGWITGHSYVTYGPILNGATVVLYEGAPNYPDAGRSWNIVDKYKVSIFYTAPTLVRSLMRDGDEHVTRYSRKSLRVLGSVGEPINPSAWRWFYNVIGDSRCPISDTWWQTETGGFMITPLPGAWPQKPGSATCPFFGVQPVIVDENGVEIEGECSGYLCVKSSWPGAFRTLYGDHERYETTYFKPFAGYYFSGDGCSRDKDGYYWLTGRVDDVINVSGHRIGTAEVESALVSHPKCAEAAVVGVEHEVKGQSIYAFVTLVDGVPYSEELRKDLVLTVRKQIGAFAAPDKIHWAPGLPKTRSGKIMRRILRKIASRQLDELGDTSTLAEPNVVNQLIELADS is encoded by the exons ATGGTGATGAT AATGTTATCACAAGGTGTATTGGATCCAATTCTCTGTTCAACTCCATCATCACTGAACAACAACAAGAAACcattgtcttcttcttcttcctctgtttCTTCTCTGTTCTGTAGCGATAACATCAATTATAGAACTGGAAGAAGAAGCTTTTTGATGGCTTCAATTCATAGAACAAACAATTTTCTACGCCATTTGGAATCAATGAAGATTCTTCCATCTGGTGCTGGTTGCATTCCTCATTTGAATGCTGTTATTCTCGGTGAATCTCTCGCTACTGAAGAAAATGATTATGTTCTTCCTAGCGAACAATTCGCTTCCCAAGCAAATGTTCAGTCTCCAGaacag TATTTGAAGATGTATAAGAGATCAATTGAGGATCCTGCTGGATTTTGGTCTGAAATTGCATCAGAGTTCTATTGGAAACAAAAATGGGGTGATCAAGTTTgtaaagaaaattttgatgttAGGAAAGGAAATATTAACATTGAG TGGTTCAAAGGTGGGATCACCAACATATGTTATAATTGTTTGGATAGAAATGTTGAAGCTGGACTTGGTGATAAAGTAGCTTTTTATTGGGAAGGGAATGAACTCGGCGTTGATGCTACCTTAACATACACTCAGCTTCTCCATCAAGTTTGTCAG GTTGCAAATTACCTAAAAGATATTGGTGTGAAAAAGGGAGATGCTGTGATTATTTATTTGCCGATGCTTATGGAGCTTCCTATCACAATGCTTGCATGTGCCCGCATTGGTGCTGTTCATTCG gTTGTATTTGCCGGTTTTTCTTCAGAATCTCTTTCACAGAGAATCGTTGATTGTAAGCCAAAAGTTGTAATTACTTGCAATGCTGTTAAAAGGGGCTCTAAGGTTATCTATCTGAAAGACATAGTTGATACTGCCATCAAGGATTCAACTCAAAATGGGGTCTCTATAG ATGTATGCCTAGCTTATGATAATGCATCTGCGTTGAAGAGGGAAGATACTAAATGGACGGAAGGGCGAGATATATGGTGGCAG GATGTCGTTCCTCGATATCCAACTACTTGTCCAGTGGAGTGGCTTGATGCAGAAGATCCACTTTTTCTACTCTATACAAGTGGGAGTACCGGAAAACCTAAG GGTGTTGTCCATACAACTGGAGGTTACATGGTATACACTGCAACAACATTTAAGTACGCATTTGACTACAAGCCATCTGACATCTACTG GTGTACAGCTGATTGTGGTTGGATTACGGGGCACAGCTATGTCACGTATGGACCCATACTCAATGGTGCAACTGTTGTCCTGTATGAAGGG GCTCCCAATTATCCTGATGCTGGGCGTAGTTGGAACATTGTTGACAAATATAAAGTATCAATATTCTACACTGCCCCTACGTTGGTGCGGTCCCTCATGCGTGATGGTGACGAG CATGTAACCCGCTACTCGAGGAAATCTTTACGAGTCTTGGGAAGTGTAGGGGAACCTATAAATCCAAGTGCATGGAG ATGGTTTTACAATGTAATTGGAGATTCAAGATGCCCTATCTCTGATACTTGGTGGCAAACGGAAACTGGTGGTTTCATG ATAACTCCACTACCTGGTGCTTGGCCCCAGAAACCTGGTTCTGCCACTTGCCCTTTCTTTGGAGTTCAG CCTGTCATAGTGGATGAGAATGGTGTTGAGATCGAAGGCGAGTGCAGTGGTTATTTGTGTGTTAAGAGTTCATGGCCAGGAGCATTCAGAACTTTGTATGGTGATCATGAACGATACGAAACAACATATTTCAAGCCCTTTGCTGGCTACTATTTCAGTGGTGATGGCTGCAGCAG GGATAAAGATGGATACTATTGGCTTACCGGAAGAGTTGACGATGTCATCAATGTCAG TGGGCATCGTATTGGCACAGCTGAAGTGGAATCAGCTCTAGTTTCACATCCAAAATGTGCCGAAGCTGCCGTTGTAGGTGTTGAGCACGAG GTTAAAGGACAGAGTATATATGCTTTTGTTACTCTTGTGGACGGTGTTCCATACAGTGAGGAACTGCGGAAGGATCTCGTACTCACAGTTCGAAAGCAG ATAGGAGCCTTTGCAGCACCTGACAAAATCCATTGGGCACCTGGCCTTCCAAAAACAAGGAGCGGAAAGATAATGAGAAGAATTCTTAGAAAAATTGCTTCTAGGCAGTTAGATGAACTCGGAGATACAAGTACCCTTGCAGAGCCAAATGTGGTTAACCAACTTATTGAACTTGCTGATTCATGA
- the LOC123892960 gene encoding acetyl-coenzyme A synthetase, chloroplastic/glyoxysomal isoform X2: MLSQGVLDPILCSTPSSLNNNKKPLSSSSSSVSSLFCSDNINYRTGRRSFLMASIHRTNNFLRHLESMKILPSGAGCIPHLNAVILGESLATEENDYVLPSEQFASQANVQSPEQYLKMYKRSIEDPAGFWSEIASEFYWKQKWGDQVCKENFDVRKGNINIEWFKGGITNICYNCLDRNVEAGLGDKVAFYWEGNELGVDATLTYTQLLHQVCQVANYLKDIGVKKGDAVIIYLPMLMELPITMLACARIGAVHSVVFAGFSSESLSQRIVDCKPKVVITCNAVKRGSKVIYLKDIVDTAIKDSTQNGVSIDVCLAYDNASALKREDTKWTEGRDIWWQDVVPRYPTTCPVEWLDAEDPLFLLYTSGSTGKPKGVVHTTGGYMVYTATTFKYAFDYKPSDIYWCTADCGWITGHSYVTYGPILNGATVVLYEGAPNYPDAGRSWNIVDKYKVSIFYTAPTLVRSLMRDGDEHVTRYSRKSLRVLGSVGEPINPSAWRWFYNVIGDSRCPISDTWWQTETGGFMITPLPGAWPQKPGSATCPFFGVQPVIVDENGVEIEGECSGYLCVKSSWPGAFRTLYGDHERYETTYFKPFAGYYFSGDGCSRDKDGYYWLTGRVDDVINVSGHRIGTAEVESALVSHPKCAEAAVVGVEHEVKGQSIYAFVTLVDGVPYSEELRKDLVLTVRKQIGAFAAPDKIHWAPGLPKTRSGKIMRRILRKIASRQLDELGDTSTLAEPNVVNQLIELADS; encoded by the exons ATGTTATCACAAGGTGTATTGGATCCAATTCTCTGTTCAACTCCATCATCACTGAACAACAACAAGAAACcattgtcttcttcttcttcctctgtttCTTCTCTGTTCTGTAGCGATAACATCAATTATAGAACTGGAAGAAGAAGCTTTTTGATGGCTTCAATTCATAGAACAAACAATTTTCTACGCCATTTGGAATCAATGAAGATTCTTCCATCTGGTGCTGGTTGCATTCCTCATTTGAATGCTGTTATTCTCGGTGAATCTCTCGCTACTGAAGAAAATGATTATGTTCTTCCTAGCGAACAATTCGCTTCCCAAGCAAATGTTCAGTCTCCAGaacag TATTTGAAGATGTATAAGAGATCAATTGAGGATCCTGCTGGATTTTGGTCTGAAATTGCATCAGAGTTCTATTGGAAACAAAAATGGGGTGATCAAGTTTgtaaagaaaattttgatgttAGGAAAGGAAATATTAACATTGAG TGGTTCAAAGGTGGGATCACCAACATATGTTATAATTGTTTGGATAGAAATGTTGAAGCTGGACTTGGTGATAAAGTAGCTTTTTATTGGGAAGGGAATGAACTCGGCGTTGATGCTACCTTAACATACACTCAGCTTCTCCATCAAGTTTGTCAG GTTGCAAATTACCTAAAAGATATTGGTGTGAAAAAGGGAGATGCTGTGATTATTTATTTGCCGATGCTTATGGAGCTTCCTATCACAATGCTTGCATGTGCCCGCATTGGTGCTGTTCATTCG gTTGTATTTGCCGGTTTTTCTTCAGAATCTCTTTCACAGAGAATCGTTGATTGTAAGCCAAAAGTTGTAATTACTTGCAATGCTGTTAAAAGGGGCTCTAAGGTTATCTATCTGAAAGACATAGTTGATACTGCCATCAAGGATTCAACTCAAAATGGGGTCTCTATAG ATGTATGCCTAGCTTATGATAATGCATCTGCGTTGAAGAGGGAAGATACTAAATGGACGGAAGGGCGAGATATATGGTGGCAG GATGTCGTTCCTCGATATCCAACTACTTGTCCAGTGGAGTGGCTTGATGCAGAAGATCCACTTTTTCTACTCTATACAAGTGGGAGTACCGGAAAACCTAAG GGTGTTGTCCATACAACTGGAGGTTACATGGTATACACTGCAACAACATTTAAGTACGCATTTGACTACAAGCCATCTGACATCTACTG GTGTACAGCTGATTGTGGTTGGATTACGGGGCACAGCTATGTCACGTATGGACCCATACTCAATGGTGCAACTGTTGTCCTGTATGAAGGG GCTCCCAATTATCCTGATGCTGGGCGTAGTTGGAACATTGTTGACAAATATAAAGTATCAATATTCTACACTGCCCCTACGTTGGTGCGGTCCCTCATGCGTGATGGTGACGAG CATGTAACCCGCTACTCGAGGAAATCTTTACGAGTCTTGGGAAGTGTAGGGGAACCTATAAATCCAAGTGCATGGAG ATGGTTTTACAATGTAATTGGAGATTCAAGATGCCCTATCTCTGATACTTGGTGGCAAACGGAAACTGGTGGTTTCATG ATAACTCCACTACCTGGTGCTTGGCCCCAGAAACCTGGTTCTGCCACTTGCCCTTTCTTTGGAGTTCAG CCTGTCATAGTGGATGAGAATGGTGTTGAGATCGAAGGCGAGTGCAGTGGTTATTTGTGTGTTAAGAGTTCATGGCCAGGAGCATTCAGAACTTTGTATGGTGATCATGAACGATACGAAACAACATATTTCAAGCCCTTTGCTGGCTACTATTTCAGTGGTGATGGCTGCAGCAG GGATAAAGATGGATACTATTGGCTTACCGGAAGAGTTGACGATGTCATCAATGTCAG TGGGCATCGTATTGGCACAGCTGAAGTGGAATCAGCTCTAGTTTCACATCCAAAATGTGCCGAAGCTGCCGTTGTAGGTGTTGAGCACGAG GTTAAAGGACAGAGTATATATGCTTTTGTTACTCTTGTGGACGGTGTTCCATACAGTGAGGAACTGCGGAAGGATCTCGTACTCACAGTTCGAAAGCAG ATAGGAGCCTTTGCAGCACCTGACAAAATCCATTGGGCACCTGGCCTTCCAAAAACAAGGAGCGGAAAGATAATGAGAAGAATTCTTAGAAAAATTGCTTCTAGGCAGTTAGATGAACTCGGAGATACAAGTACCCTTGCAGAGCCAAATGTGGTTAACCAACTTATTGAACTTGCTGATTCATGA
- the LOC123892961 gene encoding eukaryotic peptide chain release factor subunit 1-3, producing MADGESDKNIQIWKIKNLIKALEAARGNGTSMISLIMPPRDQISRVTKMLGDEFGTASNIKSRVNRQSVLGAITSAQQRLKLYNKVPPNGLVLYTGTILTDDGKEKKVTIDFEPFRPINVSLYLCDNKFHTEALNELLESDDKFGFIVMDGNGTLFGTLSGNTREVLHKFTVDLPKKHGRGGQSALRFARLRMEKRHNYVRKTAELATQHFINPATSQPNVAGLILAGSADFKTELSQSDMFDPRLQAKILNVVDVSYGGENGFNQAIELSAEILSNVKFIQEKRLIGKYFEEISQETGKYVYGVDDTLKTLEMGAVETLIVWENLDINRYVLKNATTGEIVIKHLKKDQEADQSNFRDAATNADLEVQEKMPLLEWFANEYKKFGCSLEFVTNKSQEGSQFCRGFGGIGGMLRYQLDIRSFDELSDDDGGVYEDSD from the coding sequence ATGGCTGACGGTGAATCAGACAAGAACATTCAGATATGGAAGataaaaaatttgatcaaaGCACTGGAAGCTGCAAGAGGTAACGGTACTAGCATGATTTCTCTGATAATGCCTCCACGTGATCAAATATCTCGTGTCACTAAGATGTTGGGAGATGAATTTGGAACTGCTTCAAATATCAAAAGTAGGGTAAACCGACAATCTGTGCTTGGTGCCATTACTTCTGCTCAACAGAGGTTGAAACTATATAACAAGGTTCCTCCAAATGGATTGGTCCTTTATACTGGTACCATTCTCACTGATGACGGCAAGGAAAAGAAAGTGACAATTGATTTTGAACCTTTCAGACCAATCAATGTATCACTTTATCTCTGTGATAACAAATTTCATACAGAAGCTCTAAATGAACTTCTAGAATCTGATGACAAGTTTGGTTTTATTGTTATGGATGGAAATGGAACTCTTTTCGGAACTCTAAGTGGAAATACTCGTGAGGTGCTTCATAAATTTACTGTGGATCTACCAAAGAAACATGGTAGAGGAGGGCAGTCAGCTTTGCGTTTTGCTCGTCTTCGCATGGAAAAACGGCACAATTATGTTAGGAAGACTGCGGAACTTGCTACTCAGCATTTCATCAACCCTGCTACTAGTCAACCTAATGTTGCTGGACTTATACTTGCTGGTTCGGCTGACTTCAAGACTGAGCTGAGCCAGTCAGATATGTTTGATCCACGTTTGCAAGCAAAAATATTGAACGTGGTTGATGTTTCCTATGGTGGGGAAAATGGCTTTAACCAAGCTATTGAATTATCTGCTGAGATTCTATCTAATGTGAagttcatacaagagaaacgcTTGATAGGAAAATATTTTGAAGAGATAAGTCAAGAAACCGGGAAATATGTTTATGGAGTTGATGACACATTGAAGACCCTTGAGATGGGTGCTGTTGAAACACTCATTGTATGGGAAAATTTGGATATAAATAGGTATGTACTGAAAAATGCTACCACGGGTGAGATTGTCATAAAGCATTTGAAGAAGGATCAAGAAGCTGATCAAAGCAACTTCCGCGATGCAGCTACCAATGCAGACTTGGAGGTTCAGGAGAAGATGCCATTACTTGAGTGGTTTGCTAATGAGTACAAAAAATTTGGATGCTCGCTGGAATTTGTGACCAACAAATCTCAAGAAGGGTCACAGTTTTGCAGGGGGTTTGGTGGCATTGGAGGTATGCTTCGTTACCAGCTTGATATCAGATCATTTGATGAGTTATCTGATGATGATGGTGGAGTGTACGAGGATTCCGATTAA